A single genomic interval of Streptomyces sp. 1222.5 harbors:
- a CDS encoding DNA polymerase III subunit alpha — translation MAGFAHLHVASGYSIRYGAAQPEHLARRAAERGMTALALTDRDTVTGAVRFAEACAGAGIRPIFGIDLAVAALAPPPPAQRHRTPARGGAHVVEPPLRFTLLAQNREGWARLCRVTSAGHVGAVSGTPPVVPWEALREYGGPGLTVLLGPLSEPVRALAAGREDAAVRLLAPWQEIFGEGTRLEAVVHKRFGTGPGSLRLAARTLALADRTRTTAVLSNSVRYADPDQHRLADVLDAARLLRPIDRRRLDSGQRWLKDEKSMAATALMITECAGADARRAGRLLADTAATADLCTVDPAADLGLGRPHFPEPSLFGAGPGTEGAARLLRARCEAGLVRRGLDRDRAALDRLDDELGVISELDYDSYFLAVGQVVADIREKGIRVAARGSGAGSMVCHALGIATANPLDHRLLFERFLSVRRASLPDIDIDVESARRLECYDTIFERFGKERVAVTAMPETYRARRALRDTGLALGIAPADVDRIAKSFPHLRASDISGALAELPELRQLAAEADRYGPLWELAEGLDSLVHGMAMHPCGVVISDATLLDRLPVQPTPQGDYPMAMAAKEEIEALGNIKLDVLGVRMQSAMAHAVTEIERTTGNHIDLDDPEQVPLDDVFAFKLIQESQTLGLFQLESPGQQDLLSRLQPRDPQDVIADISLFRPGPVAGGMPERYIAARHGGTPRYAHPDLEPVLSDTYGVTIWHEQIIETLSVMTGCDRALAEMARRALGDKERMPEIRDWFHQRAKARGYSEEVRDQVWKTVEAFGAYGFCRAHAVAFAVPALQSAWLKAHYPAFLLAGLLEHDPGMWPKRVLVSDARRRGVPVLPVDVNHSGVKHTVEKADGEQWGVRLALSAVHGISEEECTRIEEGQPYGSLSDFWQRGRPSRPVAERLAEIGALNSLHDGHLTRRDLLLQIAELHRQSRSRSAGKGQLPFDTHAVGGAEPSGLPELTGREALSAELSTLGIDVSKHLMEHHHRLLREIGATDAAHLAGLRAGQQVLVAGVRASTQTPPIASGKRIIFVTLEDGSGLVDLAFFEDSHPACAYTVFHSGLLLVRGTVQVRGTRRTVVGTMAWDLDEIAAARRDNGPEAALALIGSRHPHPTPAQPGRTLANGTTGARLHPYADLQPAGSRSADLKKFGYTSQGSAG, via the coding sequence ATGGCGGGCTTCGCCCATCTGCACGTCGCGTCCGGTTACTCCATCCGCTACGGCGCCGCCCAGCCCGAGCATCTCGCCCGGCGGGCGGCCGAGCGGGGCATGACCGCGCTCGCGCTCACCGACCGGGACACCGTCACCGGCGCCGTCCGGTTCGCCGAGGCGTGCGCCGGAGCGGGGATACGGCCGATCTTCGGGATCGACCTCGCGGTGGCGGCCCTCGCGCCGCCACCGCCCGCCCAGCGCCACCGCACCCCCGCGCGCGGTGGCGCACATGTCGTCGAGCCGCCGCTGCGGTTCACGCTGCTCGCGCAGAACCGGGAGGGATGGGCCCGGCTGTGCCGCGTCACGTCGGCCGGCCATGTCGGCGCGGTGTCCGGTACGCCTCCGGTGGTGCCGTGGGAGGCGCTGCGCGAGTACGGCGGCCCCGGTCTGACCGTGCTGCTCGGACCGCTCTCGGAACCGGTACGGGCCCTGGCGGCCGGCCGGGAGGACGCGGCCGTGCGGCTGCTGGCGCCGTGGCAGGAGATCTTCGGCGAGGGGACCAGGCTGGAAGCCGTGGTGCATAAACGTTTCGGCACCGGACCCGGTTCACTCCGCCTCGCCGCCCGCACCCTGGCGCTCGCCGACCGCACCCGCACCACCGCGGTGCTCTCCAACTCCGTCCGCTACGCCGACCCGGACCAGCACCGGCTGGCCGACGTCCTGGACGCCGCGAGACTGCTGCGTCCGATCGACCGGCGCCGGCTGGACAGCGGGCAACGCTGGCTCAAGGACGAGAAGAGCATGGCGGCCACCGCGCTGATGATCACCGAGTGCGCCGGAGCCGACGCCCGGCGGGCCGGCCGGCTGCTGGCGGACACCGCCGCCACCGCGGACCTGTGCACCGTCGACCCCGCGGCCGACCTCGGCCTGGGCAGGCCGCACTTCCCGGAGCCGTCGCTCTTCGGCGCCGGCCCCGGCACGGAGGGCGCCGCGCGACTGCTGCGCGCGCGGTGCGAGGCCGGCCTGGTCCGACGCGGCCTCGACCGCGACCGGGCGGCCCTGGACCGGCTGGACGACGAACTCGGCGTGATCTCCGAGCTGGACTACGACTCGTACTTCCTCGCCGTCGGCCAGGTCGTGGCCGACATCCGGGAGAAGGGCATCCGGGTCGCGGCCCGCGGCTCCGGCGCCGGGTCGATGGTCTGCCACGCCCTGGGGATCGCCACGGCCAACCCGCTCGACCACCGCCTGCTGTTCGAACGCTTCCTCAGCGTGCGCCGGGCGTCGTTGCCCGACATCGACATCGACGTGGAGTCCGCCCGGCGGCTGGAGTGCTACGACACGATCTTCGAGCGGTTCGGCAAGGAGCGGGTGGCGGTCACCGCGATGCCCGAGACCTACCGGGCCCGCCGGGCCCTGCGGGACACCGGCCTGGCCCTCGGCATCGCGCCCGCGGACGTCGACCGGATCGCCAAGAGCTTTCCGCACCTGCGGGCCTCCGACATCAGCGGCGCGCTCGCCGAACTGCCCGAACTGCGGCAACTGGCCGCCGAGGCCGACCGGTACGGACCGCTGTGGGAACTCGCCGAAGGCCTCGACTCCCTGGTCCACGGCATGGCCATGCACCCGTGCGGCGTGGTCATCAGCGATGCCACCCTCCTGGACCGGCTGCCGGTGCAGCCCACCCCCCAGGGCGACTACCCCATGGCCATGGCGGCGAAGGAGGAGATCGAGGCGCTGGGCAACATCAAGCTCGACGTGCTGGGGGTCCGTATGCAGTCGGCGATGGCCCACGCCGTCACCGAGATCGAGCGGACCACCGGCAACCACATCGACCTGGACGACCCCGAGCAGGTGCCGCTCGACGACGTCTTCGCGTTCAAGCTGATCCAGGAGAGCCAGACCCTGGGGCTGTTCCAGCTGGAGTCGCCCGGCCAGCAGGACCTGCTGTCCCGGCTGCAGCCCCGCGATCCGCAGGACGTCATCGCCGACATCAGCCTCTTCCGTCCCGGACCGGTCGCCGGGGGCATGCCCGAGCGGTACATCGCCGCACGCCACGGCGGCACACCCCGGTACGCCCACCCGGACCTCGAACCCGTGCTCTCCGACACCTACGGCGTGACGATCTGGCACGAGCAGATCATCGAGACGCTGTCGGTGATGACGGGCTGCGACCGCGCCCTGGCCGAGATGGCCCGGCGGGCGCTCGGCGACAAGGAGCGGATGCCGGAAATCAGGGACTGGTTCCACCAGCGGGCGAAGGCGCGTGGTTACTCCGAGGAGGTGCGGGACCAGGTCTGGAAGACCGTCGAGGCCTTCGGCGCCTACGGCTTCTGCCGGGCGCACGCGGTCGCCTTCGCCGTACCCGCCCTGCAGAGCGCCTGGCTCAAGGCGCACTATCCGGCGTTCCTGCTGGCCGGCCTCCTCGAACACGACCCGGGCATGTGGCCCAAGCGGGTCCTCGTCTCCGACGCCCGCCGGCGCGGTGTGCCGGTGCTGCCCGTCGACGTCAACCACTCCGGGGTGAAACACACCGTGGAGAAGGCCGACGGGGAACAGTGGGGTGTACGTCTCGCCCTCTCCGCGGTGCACGGCATCAGCGAGGAGGAGTGCACCCGGATCGAGGAGGGGCAGCCGTACGGATCGCTGTCGGACTTCTGGCAGCGGGGGCGGCCCAGCAGGCCGGTCGCCGAACGCCTCGCGGAGATCGGCGCCCTGAACTCCCTCCACGACGGCCACCTCACCCGGCGCGACCTGCTGCTCCAGATCGCCGAACTCCACCGGCAGTCCCGCAGCAGGTCGGCGGGCAAGGGTCAGTTGCCCTTCGACACGCACGCGGTCGGCGGGGCGGAGCCGAGCGGCCTGCCGGAGCTGACCGGACGCGAGGCCCTGAGCGCCGAACTGAGCACCCTCGGCATCGACGTCTCCAAGCACCTGATGGAGCACCACCACCGGCTGCTGCGCGAGATCGGCGCGACCGACGCGGCCCACCTGGCCGGACTGCGCGCCGGTCAGCAGGTCCTCGTCGCCGGTGTGCGGGCCTCCACCCAGACACCGCCGATCGCGAGCGGCAAGCGGATCATCTTCGTCACCCTGGAGGACGGCTCGGGCCTGGTCGACCTGGCGTTCTTCGAGGACTCCCACCCGGCCTGCGCGTACACCGTCTTCCACAGCGGGCTGCTGCTGGTCCGCGGCACGGTCCAGGTGCGCGGCACCCGCCGGACCGTGGTCGGCACCATGGCCTGGGACCTGGACGAGATCGCCGCCGCCCGCCGCGACAACGGCCCGGAGGCCGCGCTCGCCCTCATCGGCTCCCGTCATCCGCATCCGACTCCCGCCCAGCCGGGGCGGACCCTGGCCAACGGCACCACGGGCGCCCGGCTGCATCCGTACGCCGATCTGCAGCCCGCCGGCAGCCGTTCGGCGGACCTGAAGAAGTTCGGGTACACCAGTCAGGGGAGCGCAGGATGA
- a CDS encoding cupin domain-containing protein — translation MPVVRSSEAVTHEIHGARFVSYATPPTGSKELCAWRGEIPPGTEAPAHTVNREEIFHLLVGELLIMLDGRTDRITAGDTVIINPGATLAVTNPTEHTAISWVTTSVGLEARLADGTRLSPPWAN, via the coding sequence ATGCCCGTCGTCCGCTCCTCGGAAGCCGTGACCCACGAGATCCACGGCGCCCGGTTCGTCTCGTACGCCACCCCGCCCACCGGCAGCAAGGAGCTTTGCGCGTGGCGCGGCGAGATACCGCCGGGCACCGAGGCCCCCGCCCACACCGTCAACCGTGAGGAGATCTTCCACCTGCTCGTCGGCGAGCTGCTCATCATGCTCGACGGCCGGACCGACCGGATCACCGCCGGCGACACGGTGATCATCAATCCGGGGGCGACCCTGGCCGTGACCAATCCGACCGAGCACACCGCGATCTCCTGGGTCACCACCTCGGTCGGCCTGGAAGCCCGGCTGGCCGACGGCACCCGCCTCTCCCCGCCCTGGGCCAACTGA
- a CDS encoding MarR family winged helix-turn-helix transcriptional regulator, with the protein MQNSDAMALSAALLAVAGDLTQRIHDGVVARGFTDLRPAHGFAFARLAPDGATVTDLAAHLGVTKQAASQLVDEIVRKGYAERLPHPEDARARLIVLTGRGWACTRAAEEAAAEVVERWAELLGEGEVRVLRDRLARIAPYGPIRPSW; encoded by the coding sequence GTGCAGAACTCCGACGCCATGGCCCTGTCCGCCGCCCTGCTCGCCGTGGCGGGCGACCTCACTCAGCGCATCCATGACGGGGTCGTGGCCCGCGGCTTCACCGACCTCCGGCCCGCCCACGGCTTCGCCTTCGCGCGGCTCGCGCCGGACGGCGCCACCGTCACCGACCTCGCCGCTCACCTCGGGGTGACCAAGCAGGCGGCGAGTCAGCTGGTGGACGAGATCGTGCGCAAGGGGTACGCCGAGCGGCTGCCGCACCCGGAGGACGCGCGCGCCCGGCTGATCGTGCTGACCGGGCGGGGGTGGGCCTGCACCCGGGCGGCGGAGGAGGCGGCCGCCGAGGTCGTGGAGCGATGGGCCGAACTGCTGGGCGAGGGTGAAGTGCGCGTGTTGCGGGACCGTCTGGCCCGGATCGCTCCCTACGGTCCGATCAGGCCTTCCTGGTGA
- a CDS encoding triacylglycerol lipase, giving the protein MLPWKRVLRPLAALLLTAAVATLPAATAQAASAPSSGWNDFSCKPSAAHPRPVVLVHGTLGNSIDNWLSLAPYLKDRGYCVYSLDYGQLTGVLLFHGLGPIDKSAEQLSAYVDKVLAATGAAEADLVGHSQGGLMPRYYLKFLGGAGKVNALVGIAPDNHGATLSGLTNLLPYFPGAADLIKATTPGLGDQIPGSAFLTKLNADGDTVPGVHYTVLATKYDEVATPWRSQYLTGPDVRNVLLQDLCPLDLSEHVAIGLFDRIAFHEVANALDPAHATATTCASAFS; this is encoded by the coding sequence ATGCTGCCCTGGAAGCGAGTGCTCAGACCCCTCGCCGCGCTGCTCCTCACCGCCGCCGTCGCCACCCTCCCCGCCGCCACCGCCCAGGCCGCCTCCGCCCCGAGCAGCGGCTGGAACGACTTCTCCTGCAAGCCCTCCGCCGCCCACCCCCGCCCGGTCGTCCTGGTCCACGGAACCCTGGGCAACTCGATCGACAACTGGCTCTCCCTCGCCCCCTATCTGAAGGACCGCGGGTACTGCGTCTACTCCCTGGACTACGGCCAGTTGACCGGCGTCCTGCTCTTCCACGGCCTCGGGCCCATCGACAAGTCGGCCGAACAGCTGTCCGCCTACGTCGACAAGGTGCTCGCCGCCACCGGAGCCGCCGAGGCCGACCTGGTCGGCCACTCCCAGGGCGGCCTGATGCCCCGCTACTACCTCAAGTTCCTCGGTGGGGCCGGCAAGGTGAACGCCCTCGTCGGCATCGCGCCCGACAACCACGGCGCCACCCTGAGCGGGCTGACCAACCTGCTGCCGTACTTCCCCGGCGCCGCGGACCTGATCAAGGCCACCACCCCCGGCCTCGGTGACCAGATCCCCGGCTCCGCCTTCCTCACCAAGCTCAACGCGGACGGCGACACCGTCCCCGGAGTGCACTACACGGTCCTCGCCACCAAGTACGACGAGGTGGCCACCCCCTGGCGCAGCCAGTACCTGACCGGCCCCGACGTCCGCAACGTCCTGCTGCAGGACCTGTGCCCGCTCGACCTCTCCGAACACGTGGCGATCGGCCTGTTCGACCGGATCGCCTTCCACGAGGTGGCCAACGCGCTCGACCCGGCCCACGCCACCGCCACCACCTGCGCGTCGGCCTTCAGCTGA
- a CDS encoding lytic polysaccharide monooxygenase, protein MPARAHRKAAAVAVLGTAPLALTALAAAPASAHGSMGDPVSRVSQCYAEGPESPKSAACRAAVTAGGAQALYDWNGIRIGDANGRHQRLIPDGRLCSAGHAEFKGLDLARSDWPATSVRSGSYTFKYRVTAPHRGTFKVYATKPGYDPAKPLAWSALDLEHPVATVTDPTASGGFYTFSGRLPERSGRQLLYAVWQRSDSPEAFYSCSDVDFGAGTGGTGSTGSGGGTGSTEDTGSGSGSGGTESTGSAGSTPAPVASAPSDEQITAGEDRSTVEHHGHGDDDASTSAEPAAAPNRPQAEGSSENLAETGASTGTSYAAIGGAAALALGSAALFLSVRRRAAGGRRG, encoded by the coding sequence ATGCCCGCTCGCGCCCACCGCAAGGCCGCCGCCGTCGCCGTACTCGGTACGGCGCCGCTCGCCCTGACCGCGCTCGCCGCCGCCCCCGCGTCCGCGCACGGCTCGATGGGCGACCCGGTCAGCCGGGTCTCGCAGTGCTACGCGGAGGGACCGGAGAGCCCGAAGTCGGCCGCGTGCAGGGCGGCCGTGACGGCCGGCGGCGCCCAGGCCCTGTACGACTGGAACGGCATCCGGATCGGCGACGCGAACGGCCGGCACCAGCGGCTGATCCCGGACGGCAGGCTGTGCAGCGCGGGCCACGCCGAGTTCAAGGGCCTCGACCTGGCCCGCTCCGACTGGCCGGCGACGAGCGTGCGCAGCGGGTCGTACACCTTCAAGTACCGGGTGACCGCGCCGCACAGGGGGACCTTCAAGGTCTATGCGACCAAGCCCGGTTACGACCCCGCGAAGCCGCTGGCCTGGTCCGCCCTGGATCTGGAGCACCCGGTGGCGACGGTCACCGACCCCACCGCCTCGGGCGGCTTCTACACCTTCTCCGGCAGGCTCCCCGAGCGGTCCGGACGGCAGTTGCTGTACGCGGTCTGGCAGCGCTCGGACAGCCCGGAGGCGTTCTACTCCTGCTCGGACGTGGACTTCGGCGCAGGCACCGGTGGCACCGGGAGCACGGGGAGCGGCGGCGGTACGGGCAGCACCGAAGACACCGGCTCCGGCTCCGGCTCCGGCGGCACGGAGAGCACCGGATCCGCCGGGTCCACCCCGGCTCCGGTCGCCTCCGCGCCGTCCGACGAGCAGATCACGGCCGGCGAGGACAGGTCGACGGTCGAGCACCACGGTCACGGCGACGACGACGCGAGCACCTCCGCGGAGCCCGCCGCCGCGCCCAACCGGCCTCAGGCCGAGGGGAGTTCGGAGAACCTCGCCGAGACCGGCGCGTCCACCGGCACCTCGTACGCGGCCATCGGCGGCGCGGCCGCGCTGGCGCTCGGTTCGGCGGCGCTGTTCCTGTCGGTGCGGCGGCGCGCCGCGGGCGGCCGCCGCGGGTGA
- a CDS encoding GNAT family N-acetyltransferase: protein MDDQENAGVRPARAADVPAVRAVTDAAYRPYIERIGVVPQPMEADHEANVAAGRVFVTADPVVGLVVVEEFADHLFLDSVAVHPAAHGTGVGRRLLRFVETRARELGLGEIRLYTNAMMWENRKIYPKYGYELVERRVDGPYDRIHYRKLLG from the coding sequence ATGGACGACCAGGAGAACGCGGGGGTCCGGCCGGCCCGCGCCGCCGACGTACCGGCCGTGCGCGCGGTGACGGACGCGGCCTACCGCCCCTACATCGAGCGCATCGGCGTGGTGCCCCAACCCATGGAGGCGGACCATGAAGCGAACGTGGCCGCCGGCCGGGTGTTCGTCACCGCAGACCCCGTCGTCGGGCTGGTGGTGGTCGAGGAGTTCGCCGACCACCTCTTCCTGGACAGCGTCGCCGTCCATCCCGCCGCCCACGGCACGGGTGTGGGGCGGCGGCTGCTGCGCTTCGTGGAGACGCGCGCGCGTGAGCTGGGGCTCGGTGAGATCAGGCTCTACACGAACGCGATGATGTGGGAGAACCGGAAGATCTACCCGAAGTACGGGTACGAGCTCGTGGAACGCCGCGTCGACGGCCCCTACGACCGGATCCACTACCGCAAGCTGCTGGGCTGA
- a CDS encoding bifunctional 2-polyprenyl-6-hydroxyphenol methylase/3-demethylubiquinol 3-O-methyltransferase UbiG, translated as MTSESGRTVADAPNEDWDARAAAFDDEPDHGLRDPEVRAAWSDRLRAWLPEDPADLLDLGCGTGSMSLLAAGQGHRVTAVDLSPAMVERARAKLAGHDAVVLRGEAAEPPVGERRFDVILVRHVLWTLPEPARVLRHWRDLLRPGGRFVLVEGVWGTLHPVGLSAGRLTALLEPLTAALRVERLSGDPLLWGKDVDDERYALIATV; from the coding sequence ATGACGAGCGAGAGTGGACGCACGGTTGCGGATGCCCCGAACGAGGACTGGGATGCCCGGGCCGCCGCGTTCGACGACGAGCCGGACCACGGCCTGCGCGACCCCGAGGTCCGCGCGGCCTGGTCGGACCGGCTCCGCGCCTGGCTGCCCGAGGACCCTGCCGATCTCCTCGACCTCGGCTGCGGCACCGGCAGCATGTCGCTCCTCGCGGCCGGCCAGGGTCACCGGGTGACGGCCGTCGACCTGTCCCCGGCGATGGTCGAGCGGGCCCGGGCCAAGCTGGCCGGCCACGACGCGGTGGTGCTGCGCGGAGAGGCCGCCGAGCCGCCGGTGGGGGAGCGGCGCTTCGACGTGATCCTCGTACGCCATGTGCTGTGGACGCTGCCGGAGCCCGCCCGGGTCCTGCGGCACTGGCGGGACCTGCTGCGGCCCGGAGGCCGCTTCGTGCTGGTCGAGGGCGTCTGGGGCACCCTGCACCCCGTAGGCCTGTCCGCCGGGCGGCTCACCGCCCTGCTGGAGCCGCTGACGGCCGCCCTGCGCGTGGAGCGGCTGTCCGGCGACCCGCTGCTGTGGGGCAAGGACGTGGACGACGAGCGGTACGCCCTGATCGCCACCGTGTGA
- a CDS encoding DUF402 domain-containing protein: MSVNSADPAARLEVVLVKAGRTKIRYPADALGDDGTRIAVRAPWAGSGVRDFGFVRFEPGDVFTEYYWRDRWYSVKEVRAADGSLKGWYCDITRPALVSGGELVVEDLDLDLWRSADGSDVRRLDEDEFAESGLAERDPEAASAALAALGELEALAREGGFEELLA; this comes from the coding sequence ATGTCCGTGAACTCGGCTGATCCGGCGGCCCGTCTGGAGGTCGTCCTGGTCAAGGCGGGCCGTACGAAGATCCGTTACCCGGCCGACGCGCTCGGGGACGACGGCACCCGGATCGCGGTGCGGGCACCCTGGGCGGGTTCCGGAGTCCGCGACTTCGGCTTCGTGCGGTTCGAGCCGGGCGACGTCTTCACCGAGTACTACTGGCGCGACCGCTGGTACTCGGTGAAGGAGGTGCGTGCCGCGGACGGCTCCCTCAAGGGCTGGTACTGCGACATCACCCGGCCCGCGCTCGTCTCCGGCGGCGAACTGGTCGTGGAGGACCTCGACCTTGACCTGTGGCGGTCCGCCGACGGTTCGGACGTGCGGCGGCTGGACGAGGACGAGTTCGCCGAGAGCGGTCTGGCGGAGCGCGACCCAGAGGCCGCGTCGGCCGCCCTCGCCGCCCTCGGCGAGCTGGAGGCGCTGGCCCGTGAGGGCGGCTTCGAGGAGCTGCTCGCCTGA
- a CDS encoding GNAT family N-acetyltransferase: protein MTVIVRDLRPDVPADTEGFARVRRLALPYILFTSESVRHNAVHVPPEARYRPLVAEEDGEVIGTAQVHLAHDSPEPGQGLVNIYVRPDRTGRGAGGLLLRAAEEHLIAEGATRLLTWVLDEPAHRAFAERHGYRGSRSSHFLRLDLAGAALPAIPETPAGVELRTAADFADDPRPLFELDAETMRDEPGDIDFEYTDYDAWIEQYWKHPLLDRDLTVAACVDGRPVAFSVAYTDGGGRYSTAMTGTARAHRGRGLAKLAKTQSLHRARAAGITEAFTGNDAGNDPMIAINKWLGYEICATEVRHVRELG, encoded by the coding sequence ATGACAGTGATCGTGCGCGACCTCCGCCCCGACGTCCCGGCCGACACCGAGGGCTTCGCCCGGGTGCGGCGGCTCGCCCTGCCGTACATCCTGTTCACCTCGGAATCGGTCCGCCACAACGCCGTCCACGTCCCGCCGGAGGCCCGGTACCGCCCGCTGGTCGCGGAGGAGGACGGCGAGGTGATCGGTACGGCCCAGGTCCACCTGGCCCACGACAGCCCCGAGCCGGGCCAGGGCCTGGTGAACATCTACGTACGGCCCGACCGGACCGGCCGTGGCGCGGGCGGGCTGCTGCTGCGCGCGGCCGAGGAACACCTCATCGCCGAAGGTGCCACCCGGCTGCTCACCTGGGTCCTCGACGAGCCGGCGCACCGCGCCTTCGCGGAGCGGCACGGCTATCGCGGCAGCCGCTCCTCCCACTTCCTCCGCCTCGACCTGGCGGGCGCCGCCCTCCCGGCGATCCCGGAGACCCCGGCGGGTGTCGAGCTGCGTACGGCCGCGGACTTCGCGGACGACCCGCGCCCGCTGTTCGAGCTGGACGCGGAGACGATGCGGGACGAGCCCGGAGACATCGACTTCGAGTACACCGACTACGACGCCTGGATCGAGCAGTACTGGAAGCATCCGCTGCTGGACCGCGACCTGACGGTGGCCGCGTGCGTCGACGGCCGCCCGGTCGCCTTCAGCGTGGCCTACACCGACGGCGGCGGCCGCTACTCCACGGCGATGACCGGCACCGCCCGCGCCCACCGCGGCCGCGGCCTGGCCAAGCTCGCCAAGACCCAGTCCCTGCACCGGGCCCGTGCCGCCGGCATCACCGAGGCGTTCACCGGGAACGACGCGGGGAACGACCCGATGATCGCGATCAACAAGTGGCTCGGGTACGAGATCTGCGCCACGGAGGTGCGCCATGTCCGTGAACTCGGCTGA
- a CDS encoding GntR family transcriptional regulator gives MSLKIRIDDSAPPYEQVRAQISEQARSGSLPVGYRLPTVRGLAESLGLAVNTVAKAYRALEGDGVIETRGRNGTFVAAAGSAAEREASSAAQAYAERVRRLGLGEDEALAAVRDALRAAYGE, from the coding sequence GTGAGCCTGAAGATCCGCATCGACGACAGCGCGCCCCCCTACGAGCAGGTACGGGCGCAGATCTCCGAGCAGGCGCGGTCCGGGTCTCTCCCGGTGGGGTACCGGCTGCCGACCGTGCGCGGGCTCGCCGAGTCCCTGGGGCTCGCGGTGAACACGGTGGCCAAGGCGTACCGGGCCCTGGAGGGCGACGGGGTGATCGAGACGCGGGGGCGCAACGGCACGTTCGTGGCCGCCGCCGGCTCGGCCGCCGAGCGTGAGGCGTCGTCGGCCGCACAGGCGTACGCGGAGCGGGTGCGGCGGCTGGGCCTGGGCGAGGACGAGGCCCTGGCCGCGGTCCGCGACGCCCTACGCGCGGCCTACGGCGAGTAG
- a CDS encoding DUF72 domain-containing protein, whose amino-acid sequence MTLFVGTSGWQYKDWRDLVYPAGVPARLWLEEYTRLFATVEINNAFYRLPTRENFEAWRERVPPDFVVAVKASRYLTHIKRLKDPGEPVERLMSHAAGLGDRLGPVLLQLPPTLRADPALLDACLACFPTGTRVAVEPRHDSWWTPEVRAVLESRGAALCWADVLARPVAPLWRTTGWGYVRFHQGRAQPWPRYGRRSLETWVDRIATTFGGTQDVYAFFNNDPGGAAVRDAVVFGRAAGRAGLTVTRFPEPARHR is encoded by the coding sequence ATGACCTTGTTCGTCGGCACCTCCGGGTGGCAGTACAAGGACTGGCGGGACCTCGTCTATCCGGCCGGGGTCCCGGCGCGGCTGTGGCTGGAGGAGTACACCCGGCTGTTCGCGACGGTGGAGATCAACAACGCCTTCTACCGGCTGCCGACGCGCGAGAACTTCGAGGCGTGGCGCGAGCGGGTGCCCCCGGACTTCGTGGTCGCGGTCAAGGCCAGCCGCTACCTCACCCACATCAAGCGACTGAAGGATCCCGGGGAGCCGGTGGAGCGGCTGATGAGCCACGCGGCGGGGCTCGGCGACCGGCTGGGCCCGGTCCTCCTCCAGCTCCCGCCCACCCTGCGTGCCGACCCGGCCCTGCTGGACGCCTGCCTGGCCTGCTTCCCGACCGGTACGCGGGTCGCGGTCGAGCCGCGCCACGACTCGTGGTGGACGCCGGAGGTACGCGCGGTGCTGGAGTCCCGGGGCGCGGCCCTGTGCTGGGCGGACGTCCTGGCCCGCCCGGTCGCCCCGTTGTGGCGCACCACCGGCTGGGGCTACGTCCGTTTCCACCAGGGCCGCGCCCAGCCGTGGCCGCGCTACGGCCGGCGGTCGCTGGAGACATGGGTGGACCGGATCGCGACGACGTTCGGCGGCACGCAGGACGTGTACGCGTTCTTCAACAACGACCCGGGAGGCGCGGCGGTCCGGGACGCGGTGGTCTTCGGCAGGGCGGCGGGCCGGGCGGGCCTGACGGTGACACGGTTTCCGGAGCCGGCGCGGCACCGGTGA